The Acidobacteriota bacterium genome segment CTCGACGCCGTCACCGGCGATCTCATCTGGGAGTACCGCAAGCGCTTCGAGCGCTCGCCCGACGATTCGTTCCGCGCCCGCACGCGGTCCATCGCCATCTACGACGACAAGATCTACCTGAACACCAACGACGCCCACATCGTCGCCCTCGACGCGCGGACCGGCGAGGTGGTCTGGGATCACGTGGTGGCCGACAACCGGCTCGGCTACCGCTACACGAGCGGGCCGATCATCGTCAACGGGAAGATCGTGGCCGGCATGACCGGCTGCGAGCGCTACAAGGACGGCACCTGCTTCATCTCCGCGCATGACCCGCAGACCGGCGCCGAGCTGTGGCGCACGTCCACCGTGGCCCAGCCGGGCGATCCGGGCGGCGACACCTGGGGGGACCTGCCGGCGATGTTCCGGGCGGGCGGCGACGCCTGGATTCCGGGCAGCTACGACCCGGCCACCAACCTGACCTTCTGGTCGACTTCGCAGGCCAAGCCGTGGGCGCGGCTGTCGCGCGGGACCGACGGCGACGCGCTCTACACGAACAGCGTTCTCGCGCTGGATCCGGACACCGGCGAGCTCGACTGGTACTACCAGTTCGTGCCGGGCGAGACGCACGATCTGGACGACGTCTTCGAGAGCGTGCTCATCGACCACCGCGGCCGGCAGTCGCTGTTCAAGATGGGCAAGCTCGGCATCCTGTGGGAGATCGACCGGAAGACCGGCGCGTTCGTCGCCGCCCACGATCTCGGCTACCAGACGCTGGTCGACGTCGACCCCGAGACCGGCGAGACCACCTACCGCCCGGAGATGATCCCGGAGCCCGGCGAGGAGCTGGAGTTCTGTCCCGACTTCCAGGGCATCCGCAACTGGCGCTCGTCGGCGTACCACCCCGGGACGGGAATGCTCTACATCCCGATCCACCCGACCTGCGTCAAGGGCACGTTCAGCGAGGTGGCGCGCGAGCCGCATCCGACCGGCGACCTGTACTACTACGGGAACCCGCGCTGGACCGGCTGGCAGTCGGCGGGCCGGCTGCCCCACCCGAAGAGCCCCGACCACGACGGCCACCTCGTGGCGATGGACATCGACACCGGCGAGGTGCGCTGGCGGCACTCGACCCGCCTGCGCTCCCTGGCCGCGGCCCTGACCACCGCCGGCGGCCTGGTGGTGACCGCCGACGGCGACCGCTACCTCTACATCATGGACGTGGAGACGGGCAACGTGCTGTACCGCACCCGCATGCCATCGCCGGTGCAGGGCTTCCCCATCACCTACGCGGTCGACGGCCGGCAGTACCTGGCCATCCCGGTCGGCGGCGGCCGGGTGCCCGGGGCGCCGAACGCGATGTACGTGTTCGCCATGCCTGAAGATGACCAGGGTCCGTAGCAGTCCATAGACTGCCGGTATTCCCCGGTTTTATTGGCGCATCTTGCAGTATGCATCCAGAGGCCGCACGGGTCCTCAACGGCTGGGCCACGCAACCGAACGGTGCTGCCGGATGAACCGTCCGAGTGTGCTGGCGTTGCCGCAAGGGCCTGGCAGCTGTGGCTGTCTACGCGCGACATTGTCAGGCAACGCCTCACCGCAGTGGCCGGAAGGCCGCAGCGGCGCCTCCGCCGCTCGGCCCTGTTGCCCCCGTTCGAGGTGCACGTCAAGCCGGTGGGCGTCCCGCAACCGGACTACGGCGCGCGGCACGGCGCCGCTCTGGTGCTGATCGTAGAGCCGGGGCGCCATCAGCGTGTCGGTCCGGGCCTGGTGGCCACGACGCTGGGGCTGACGCCGGGGGAGAGTCAGGTGGCGGTCTGGCCTGGCGGAAGGCAGAAGCGTGCGGGACATGGCCGAGGCGACCGCGCACACGCAAGGCGCCATCTACTGGCACCTGAAGGAGATCTACCGGAAGCAGTCCATCTCGCGGCAGGTGGACCTGGGACGGTTGGTGTCGCTCGCCGAGTTCGGTGATCGCTCGGACCCTCGACGCTGAAGCGCGCCGTGGCCCGCCGCGATACCAATTCTGGTATTCAACGGCGTAAGGGTCCGCCCCTCTATCCCATGGTTGCATGGCATTACATCGCTATGTGGCCGGAATTAGTACGCTCGGCGTCGTCGATGCCGCACAGGCAAACTTGACAAACGCCAGCGGGAGTGCGAGAAAAGGCCCGGCGCGCGGATCGGGAACCACCGCCAGGACCGCCAGGAAGTCTCCGGGCTGACGCCGGATCAGTAGTGACAACTCGAGGAGGAAGAAAGCTATCCTGAACCGGTGGAGACCGGCTTCGGGGCCAGATTCCGAAAAGGACTGCACTGACCAGGGGACTGACAGATCATGCAACACACACATCG includes the following:
- a CDS encoding PQQ-binding-like beta-propeller repeat protein, which codes for MMANWPWTSRSGGIGLNQVADETGARMSTKTWWTISRTRISRMGTLAILLASLAGAGPAAAQDRDFTPVTDAMLADPDPADWINWRRTLDGWGYSPLDQIDRENVHQLGLVWSWTMPTGLAQPTPIVHDGVMYLPGPLNVVQALDAVTGDLIWEYRKRFERSPDDSFRARTRSIAIYDDKIYLNTNDAHIVALDARTGEVVWDHVVADNRLGYRYTSGPIIVNGKIVAGMTGCERYKDGTCFISAHDPQTGAELWRTSTVAQPGDPGGDTWGDLPAMFRAGGDAWIPGSYDPATNLTFWSTSQAKPWARLSRGTDGDALYTNSVLALDPDTGELDWYYQFVPGETHDLDDVFESVLIDHRGRQSLFKMGKLGILWEIDRKTGAFVAAHDLGYQTLVDVDPETGETTYRPEMIPEPGEELEFCPDFQGIRNWRSSAYHPGTGMLYIPIHPTCVKGTFSEVAREPHPTGDLYYYGNPRWTGWQSAGRLPHPKSPDHDGHLVAMDIDTGEVRWRHSTRLRSLAAALTTAGGLVVTADGDRYLYIMDVETGNVLYRTRMPSPVQGFPITYAVDGRQYLAIPVGGGRVPGAPNAMYVFAMPEDDQGP